In Vibrio sp. FE10, the following are encoded in one genomic region:
- a CDS encoding inorganic triphosphatase, with translation METEIELKFFVSPDFSETLRNKIAETKVLQHSCRELGNIYFDTPDNWLRKHDTGLRIRRFDDVFVQTVKTAGRVVAGLHQRPEYNAEHDSNEPKLSLHPEDIWPAGKDIETLQAELTPLFSTNFTREQWLVGMPDGSQVEVAFDQGFVESGGLQEPICEVELELKSGQTDALFTLSRQFCEQGGMRLGNLSKAAKGYRLAQGYQGDEVAPLTLVDTGKTDTVESCFIQSLEHALAHWHYHEQIFTERQSIEALHEISHSLSFIRQTFTIYGGIVPRRASAILRQELKWLEQELDWLKSYDHFEDLLEDKGHVLRKLDARKFLVAELKEMQEQLPDREDLLTLLSSARYTGLLLDLSRWILSRGWQPFLDEKAREQMGRGIEWFSVQQLDRTWADLMEAFPPERVMTSQAYIDQQYRLMRNLYSGVGFASLYDDDERNSFRLPWADMVQGIDDLLALKTLEPLTEKLEGDEKVQLERWLARQEVSILHAMEQTRQISVEVEPYWQD, from the coding sequence ATGGAAACCGAGATAGAACTGAAGTTTTTTGTTTCTCCTGATTTTTCAGAGACTTTACGCAATAAAATTGCTGAAACTAAAGTACTTCAGCACAGTTGTCGTGAGCTAGGTAACATCTACTTTGACACCCCTGACAACTGGCTACGCAAGCACGATACAGGCTTGCGCATTCGACGTTTTGATGACGTGTTTGTACAAACCGTTAAGACCGCAGGTCGTGTGGTTGCTGGCCTGCATCAAAGACCAGAATACAACGCAGAACACGACAGCAATGAGCCTAAGTTATCCTTACATCCTGAGGATATTTGGCCAGCAGGTAAGGACATTGAAACCTTACAAGCAGAGCTGACGCCTTTGTTCTCTACCAACTTCACTCGTGAACAGTGGCTGGTGGGTATGCCTGATGGTAGCCAAGTCGAAGTGGCATTTGACCAAGGTTTTGTCGAATCTGGCGGCCTACAAGAACCCATTTGCGAAGTCGAATTAGAACTTAAATCAGGTCAAACCGATGCTCTGTTTACTTTGTCTCGTCAATTTTGCGAGCAAGGCGGCATGCGCTTAGGCAACCTTAGCAAAGCGGCTAAGGGCTATCGTCTTGCTCAAGGTTATCAAGGAGATGAAGTTGCTCCTTTGACATTAGTTGATACTGGCAAAACGGATACCGTTGAATCGTGTTTCATTCAATCTTTAGAGCATGCTCTCGCTCATTGGCACTATCACGAGCAGATCTTCACCGAGCGCCAATCAATTGAAGCGCTACATGAGATCAGTCACTCGCTGAGTTTTATCCGTCAAACCTTCACTATTTATGGTGGCATCGTGCCAAGACGCGCGAGTGCTATTTTACGTCAGGAACTAAAGTGGCTTGAGCAAGAGCTCGATTGGCTGAAAAGCTATGACCACTTCGAAGATTTACTGGAAGATAAAGGCCACGTGCTGCGTAAACTTGATGCGCGCAAGTTCTTAGTGGCTGAACTGAAAGAGATGCAAGAACAACTTCCTGATCGTGAAGACCTGCTTACCTTGTTGAGCTCTGCTCGTTATACCGGTTTGTTGCTAGACCTAAGCCGTTGGATCTTGTCTCGTGGTTGGCAGCCATTCTTAGATGAGAAAGCGCGTGAGCAAATGGGTCGTGGTATCGAATGGTTTTCGGTGCAGCAACTCGATCGTACATGGGCAGACTTGATGGAAGCTTTCCCACCAGAGCGAGTTATGACCAGCCAAGCGTACATTGATCAACAATACCGTTTGATGCGCAATCTATATTCTGGTGTCGGTTTCGCGAGTTTGTATGACGACGATGAGCGCAACAGCTTCCGCTTGCCATGGGCCGATATGGTGCAAGGCATTGATGACTTGCTGGCACTTAAAACATTAGAGCCTTTGACTGAAAAGTTGGAAGGTGATGAGAAGGTTCAGCTAGAGCGTTGGTTGGCTCGTCAAGAGGTGTCTATCCTGCATGCTATGGAGCAGACGCGCCAAATCAGTGTCGAAGTTGAGCCATACTGGCAAGACTAG
- a CDS encoding potassium channel family protein, with translation MLNSIKDTTKPMSLLSLILSFLALFVISGLLFAPIDKESKQVLIGLDFIICSVFLFQLTIDLFRSQNKKEYLKVHWIDFLASIPMVEPLRFARIFQILRVILVLRSGKRVFRELFRNRKETTLASIILLLVILLTIGAGTILLLEHKDPNANITTGQDALWWAFVTISTVGYGDHYPVTSSGKLVASLVIICGVGVFGMISGLITSLITSPTHHENQRAENKEKHLEKIIEQQQKILERLKKLEQQTKK, from the coding sequence ATGTTAAATAGTATCAAAGACACAACCAAGCCGATGAGCTTATTATCACTGATTCTCTCTTTCTTAGCGTTATTTGTGATCTCAGGCTTATTGTTTGCACCGATTGATAAAGAATCGAAACAAGTCCTTATCGGCCTCGATTTTATAATCTGTAGTGTTTTTCTTTTTCAGCTCACAATTGATCTATTCAGATCACAAAACAAGAAAGAATACCTAAAAGTACACTGGATCGATTTCTTAGCAAGCATCCCGATGGTCGAGCCGCTTCGTTTCGCTCGCATTTTTCAGATCCTGCGTGTAATTCTCGTTCTGCGCTCAGGTAAACGTGTTTTCAGAGAGCTATTTCGCAATCGAAAAGAGACCACTCTCGCTTCAATCATTCTGCTGCTGGTTATTCTCTTAACCATAGGTGCAGGAACAATACTTCTGTTAGAACACAAAGATCCTAATGCCAACATTACCACTGGCCAAGATGCTTTATGGTGGGCTTTCGTTACCATCAGTACTGTGGGGTATGGCGATCATTATCCAGTAACGAGTTCAGGAAAATTAGTGGCGTCTTTGGTGATTATTTGCGGCGTGGGTGTGTTTGGTATGATTTCAGGCTTGATTACTTCTTTAATCACCTCTCCCACTCATCATGAGAACCAACGGGCTGAAAACAAAGAGAAGCATCTTGAAAAGATCATAGAGCAGCAACAGAAAATCCTCGAACGACTAAAGAAGCTCGAGCAACAAACAAAAAAATAG
- a CDS encoding TIGR00153 family protein has product MPVNTIMGLFAKSPIKPLQRHVVCVNECCSHLVNFFEVSSKGDWEKASEIRAQISHLEKEADVLKREIRLKLPRGLFMPVDRTDMLELLTQQDKLANLAKDIAGRVYGRQLVIPAPMQQNFIAYVKRCLDAANQAQNVINELDELLETGFKGREVTLVAEMIHQLDVIEDDTDAMQIELRQQLMAIEEGLNPVDIMFLYKILEWVGGIADQAQRVGARLEVMLSRS; this is encoded by the coding sequence ATGCCAGTAAATACAATTATGGGGTTATTTGCAAAGTCCCCAATTAAACCTTTGCAGCGTCACGTAGTATGCGTGAACGAATGTTGTTCTCACCTAGTTAATTTCTTTGAAGTTTCTTCAAAAGGTGACTGGGAGAAAGCTTCTGAAATTCGAGCTCAGATTTCTCACCTTGAGAAAGAAGCTGACGTACTAAAACGTGAAATTCGCCTTAAACTTCCTCGCGGTTTGTTTATGCCAGTTGATCGCACCGATATGTTGGAGCTTTTAACTCAACAAGACAAACTAGCAAACCTAGCGAAAGACATTGCTGGCCGTGTATATGGTCGTCAACTTGTCATTCCTGCTCCAATGCAACAGAACTTCATCGCTTACGTTAAACGTTGTCTAGATGCAGCGAACCAAGCACAAAACGTAATCAATGAATTAGACGAATTGCTTGAAACGGGCTTTAAAGGCCGTGAAGTAACACTCGTTGCTGAAATGATTCATCAATTAGATGTAATTGAAGATGACACGGACGCGATGCAGATCGAACTACGCCAACAATTGATGGCGATAGAAGAAGGTCTGAATCCAGTTGACATCATGTTCTTGTACAAGATTCTTGAATGGGTTGGTGGTATTGCAGATCAAGCACAGCGTGTTGGCGCTCGTCTTGAAGTAATGCTTTCTCGATCTTAA
- the glnE gene encoding bifunctional [glutamate--ammonia ligase]-adenylyl-L-tyrosine phosphorylase/[glutamate--ammonia-ligase] adenylyltransferase, producing the protein MPLPPQLVTHSQSAFEHLLEHQSEAINAWPEPLVDDLKYVLGLSGFIGECLQRDSVLASALPDMLKCDERAQGYRERLAELLSGCADEMSGQRVLRQFRNREMTYIAWRDFMGSWQLEQSLSHLSMLAEAMIFETYQWQYDICCKEWGTPCNEQGEAQPMLIIGMGKLGGGELNFSSDIDLIFTYPENGETQGARRSIANAQFFTRLGQRIIKALDQQTFDGFCYRVDMRLRPFGESGPLVMSYAALEDYYQEQGRDWERYAMVKARVMGCEMYPQYQELRQMLRPFVFRRYIDFSAIQSLRRMKSMIGSEVRRRGLSNNIKLGSGGIREVEFIAQVFQLIRGGREPSLRGRGLLETLSAIEALSLLEAKEVGHLRNAYLFLRRLENLLQAMGDKQTQTLPDNEQEQLQLAIAMQFADWDGLIDATCAHMANVHTVFEDLIGVEEEDANPIASHFSELWDMAHKPDVIEHVLEHDIAVASPPQAAKTIIQFKADLAKKTLGPRGREVLNRLMPKVFQALYTAKDAEFGLSRVLHLLQKIVTRTTYLELLDEHPAALTQLVRLCTASPMISEQLGRYPILLDELIDPQQLYNPVPLESYKTELRDYLARIPEDDMEQQMEGLRQFKQTCILRIAAADIAGALPVMKVSDHLTYLAEAIVEAGVNQAWLQVSAKFGEPTHVKDREGRGFAVVGYGKVGGWELGYNSDLDIVFMHDCPVHIYTDGKKEIDGRQFYLRLAQRIIHIFSTRTASGILYEVDTRLRPSGASGLLVSPTDAFDEYQHQDAWTWEHQALTRARMIYGDELLASAFNKTRHEVLCLPRDETTLKKSVVDMREKMRGHLGGKKADRFMLKQDAGGITDIEFLAQYLVLRYSNEKPKLTRWCDNVRIFESLLSQGIMDEQQGVVLTNAYTTLRDEIHHRNLLNLDADVAIDKFEIERQHVVQAWKQWMEV; encoded by the coding sequence ATGCCATTGCCTCCTCAACTCGTCACTCATTCGCAGTCTGCTTTTGAGCATTTACTAGAACACCAAAGTGAAGCTATTAATGCGTGGCCGGAACCACTTGTTGACGATCTTAAGTATGTATTAGGTTTGAGTGGTTTCATTGGTGAATGCCTGCAGCGCGATTCGGTTTTAGCGAGCGCTTTACCAGACATGCTTAAGTGCGATGAACGTGCTCAAGGGTATCGCGAGCGATTAGCAGAGCTTCTTTCTGGTTGTGCTGATGAAATGAGTGGCCAACGAGTGTTGCGCCAATTCCGCAACCGAGAAATGACCTATATTGCTTGGCGTGACTTTATGGGCTCTTGGCAACTAGAACAAAGCTTAAGCCATTTATCGATGTTGGCAGAGGCGATGATCTTCGAGACCTACCAATGGCAATATGACATTTGCTGTAAAGAGTGGGGCACTCCTTGCAATGAACAAGGTGAAGCGCAGCCGATGCTGATTATTGGCATGGGCAAGCTAGGTGGCGGTGAGCTCAATTTTTCTTCTGATATCGACCTGATTTTTACCTATCCTGAAAATGGCGAGACGCAAGGCGCTAGACGCAGTATTGCAAACGCGCAGTTTTTCACTCGCCTAGGGCAACGCATTATTAAGGCGCTCGATCAGCAAACCTTTGATGGGTTCTGTTATCGCGTCGACATGCGCCTGCGTCCATTCGGTGAGAGCGGCCCATTGGTGATGAGCTATGCTGCGCTGGAAGACTATTACCAAGAGCAAGGTCGTGACTGGGAGCGCTACGCGATGGTTAAGGCGCGAGTCATGGGCTGTGAAATGTATCCTCAGTACCAAGAACTTCGTCAGATGCTACGCCCATTTGTGTTTCGTCGTTATATCGACTTCAGTGCCATTCAATCGTTAAGACGCATGAAGTCGATGATTGGCAGCGAGGTTCGTCGTCGTGGCTTATCGAACAACATCAAACTGGGTTCTGGTGGCATCCGCGAAGTGGAGTTTATTGCTCAAGTCTTTCAGCTGATTAGAGGCGGCCGTGAGCCAAGCCTTCGTGGACGAGGTCTACTTGAAACGCTAAGTGCGATTGAAGCTCTCAGTTTACTAGAAGCCAAAGAGGTGGGTCACTTACGTAATGCCTATCTGTTTTTACGCCGACTTGAAAATTTGTTGCAAGCGATGGGCGATAAGCAGACCCAGACCCTGCCTGACAACGAGCAAGAGCAATTACAGCTAGCGATAGCGATGCAATTTGCTGATTGGGATGGTTTGATTGACGCAACCTGTGCGCATATGGCGAATGTACACACCGTATTTGAAGACTTGATTGGGGTCGAAGAAGAAGACGCCAATCCAATTGCGAGTCACTTTAGTGAGTTGTGGGATATGGCTCATAAGCCGGATGTGATTGAGCATGTATTAGAACATGACATAGCGGTAGCTAGCCCACCTCAAGCGGCTAAAACGATCATTCAGTTCAAAGCTGACCTCGCAAAGAAAACACTTGGCCCTCGTGGACGCGAAGTTCTCAACCGTTTGATGCCTAAAGTATTCCAAGCCTTGTATACCGCCAAAGATGCCGAGTTTGGTTTATCTCGAGTGTTGCATCTGCTGCAAAAGATCGTCACTCGAACCACGTATCTAGAGTTGCTCGATGAACATCCTGCAGCTTTGACTCAGCTCGTTCGTTTATGTACTGCGAGCCCGATGATCTCGGAGCAGCTTGGTCGTTATCCTATTCTTTTAGATGAACTTATCGACCCTCAGCAACTCTATAACCCTGTGCCATTAGAGTCGTACAAAACAGAATTGCGTGATTATCTTGCTCGTATTCCTGAAGACGATATGGAGCAGCAGATGGAAGGTCTGCGTCAGTTTAAGCAGACTTGTATTCTGAGAATTGCTGCTGCGGATATTGCGGGCGCTTTACCTGTCATGAAGGTCAGTGATCACCTTACCTATTTAGCGGAAGCGATTGTTGAGGCAGGTGTTAACCAAGCGTGGCTACAAGTGTCAGCTAAGTTCGGTGAGCCCACTCATGTGAAAGACCGAGAAGGGCGCGGTTTTGCGGTTGTCGGCTATGGCAAGGTCGGTGGTTGGGAGCTCGGTTATAACTCAGACCTTGATATTGTCTTCATGCACGACTGTCCGGTACACATCTATACTGATGGTAAGAAAGAGATTGATGGACGCCAGTTTTACCTAAGATTGGCACAGCGCATCATCCATATTTTCTCAACAAGAACCGCTTCCGGAATTTTGTATGAGGTTGATACACGTTTACGCCCTTCGGGTGCATCGGGCCTTTTGGTAAGTCCTACAGATGCGTTTGATGAGTATCAGCACCAAGACGCTTGGACATGGGAGCATCAAGCTCTGACTCGCGCTCGTATGATTTATGGCGATGAGCTACTGGCGTCTGCGTTTAACAAAACGCGCCATGAGGTATTGTGCTTACCGCGTGATGAGACGACGCTTAAAAAGTCTGTTGTGGATATGCGTGAGAAGATGCGTGGGCATTTAGGTGGAAAAAAAGCTGACCGATTTATGCTTAAACAGGATGCGGGTGGTATTACTGATATCGAGTTCTTAGCTCAATACTTAGTGTTGAGATACAGCAACGAAAAACCTAAGCTCACCCGTTGGTGTGACAATGTGCGAATCTTTGAAAGCTTGTTGTCGCAAGGGATTATGGATGAGCAACAAGGCGTTGTATTAACCAATGCGTATACGACGCTGCGTGATGAAATTCATCACCGAAACTTACTCAATCTAGATGCAGACGTGGCGATTGATAAGTTTGAAATAGAAAGACAACATGTTGTTCAAGCATGGAAGCAATGGATGGAAGTTTAA
- the hldE gene encoding bifunctional D-glycero-beta-D-manno-heptose-7-phosphate kinase/D-glycero-beta-D-manno-heptose 1-phosphate adenylyltransferase HldE: protein MKPILPDYSQSGVLVVGDVMLDRYWYGPTGRISPEAPVPVVKVENNEERPGGAANVAMNIASLGGHAHIVGLTGKDEPAEVLKNTLGALKVKCDFVELEDYPTITKLRVMSRGQQLIRLDFEDRFENTDPELVLSRMEQALPNVSSVILSDYAKGALEHVQSFIQKARAANVPVFIDPKGADFERYRGATLLTPNMAEFELVAGKVKTEEEMIEKGLALIEEFDFEALLVTRSEHGMTLLRKGLEPFHLPTQAKEVYDVTGAGDTVISVLAASVAAGKPLDEACALANAAAGVVVGKLGTSTLSTIELAEAIHGSQDTDYGVISEAALVEAVKRARAKGEKVVMTNGCFDILHAGHVSYMNHAAELGDRLIVAVNTDDSVKRLKGPGRPVNPTDRRMAVLAGLGAVDWVVPFSEDTPQRLISEVLPSILVKGGDYKPEDIAGGAEVIAAGGEVKVLNFEDGCSTTEIIKAIKGGRG from the coding sequence ATGAAACCAATTCTACCTGACTACAGCCAATCAGGCGTTCTTGTTGTCGGTGACGTAATGCTTGACCGTTACTGGTATGGCCCAACAGGCCGTATTTCACCAGAAGCACCTGTACCCGTTGTAAAAGTAGAAAATAACGAAGAGCGTCCTGGTGGTGCAGCCAACGTAGCGATGAACATTGCTTCTCTTGGTGGCCATGCTCATATCGTTGGTTTGACTGGAAAAGATGAGCCTGCAGAGGTGTTAAAAAACACCTTAGGTGCACTAAAAGTTAAGTGTGATTTTGTTGAACTAGAAGATTACCCAACCATCACCAAACTACGAGTGATGAGCCGAGGTCAACAGTTGATCCGTCTTGATTTTGAAGACCGATTTGAGAACACAGATCCAGAACTTGTTTTGTCTCGCATGGAGCAAGCGCTTCCTAATGTAAGTTCGGTCATCCTATCTGATTATGCGAAAGGTGCACTTGAGCACGTCCAGAGCTTTATCCAAAAAGCGCGTGCGGCCAATGTTCCGGTCTTTATCGATCCAAAAGGTGCTGATTTTGAACGATACCGTGGTGCGACATTACTAACGCCTAATATGGCGGAATTTGAGTTGGTCGCTGGCAAGGTTAAGACTGAAGAAGAAATGATCGAAAAAGGACTCGCGTTAATTGAAGAGTTCGATTTTGAAGCGTTACTTGTTACTCGTAGCGAACATGGTATGACGCTGCTGCGTAAAGGTTTGGAACCATTCCACCTGCCGACTCAAGCCAAAGAAGTCTATGACGTTACTGGTGCTGGCGATACGGTTATCTCAGTACTGGCTGCGTCTGTTGCAGCTGGTAAGCCATTGGATGAGGCGTGTGCACTAGCGAATGCTGCGGCTGGTGTCGTTGTTGGTAAGCTAGGTACGTCAACGTTATCTACGATTGAGCTAGCGGAAGCTATTCATGGTAGCCAAGATACTGACTACGGTGTGATCTCTGAAGCTGCACTAGTTGAAGCGGTTAAGCGAGCTCGTGCAAAAGGCGAGAAAGTGGTTATGACCAATGGCTGCTTTGATATTCTTCATGCTGGTCATGTTTCTTACATGAACCACGCGGCTGAGTTAGGCGATCGTTTGATCGTTGCCGTTAATACGGATGACTCAGTGAAACGTTTGAAAGGCCCTGGTCGACCTGTGAACCCAACCGATCGTCGTATGGCGGTATTGGCTGGCTTAGGTGCGGTTGATTGGGTTGTTCCGTTTTCTGAAGATACGCCTCAACGTTTGATTTCTGAAGTATTGCCAAGCATTTTGGTCAAAGGTGGTGATTACAAACCTGAAGATATTGCTGGCGGTGCGGAAGTGATTGCGGCTGGTGGCGAAGTTAAAGTGCTTAACTTTGAAGATGGTTGCTCTACGACTGAAATCATCAAAGCGATTAAAGGTGGTCGAGGTTAA
- a CDS encoding methyl-accepting chemotaxis protein, whose product MTKLSFKPWERVISDVRLVPKMVMLMIFSTILIISKQLWDASTFYDSLLAVTNNAQVAQQHYETYLVQVAWQTALMIIVFVVLLLAAARVMLRQTQYLNDAIKTMADKNLSVPIHMDCKDEYGDVARELEKTRVQLHDMVKAQIASSDELFALTEVMTISMSETKDSAQEEFNEIDQLATAMSEMTSTVQTVAEHAQSASSLTEQASGQALTGQKFVQGSVSKMSELSSDIAASAAAVNQVEERVDSIGSVVGTIQGISEQTNLLALNAAIEAARAGEAGRGFAVVADEVRNLAQRTQQATVEIQDMISHLQSSANSAVELMEKSVVEAAEGVDLVTNAGSELDGIVSQVNQINDMNFQIATAAGQQSSVAEEMSVNLTNVRELVEASVVVVGELLETSQLMESNAQELDGKIKQFKV is encoded by the coding sequence ATGACTAAACTGTCATTCAAGCCGTGGGAAAGGGTAATCTCTGACGTTCGTCTCGTTCCAAAAATGGTCATGCTGATGATATTCAGCACTATCTTGATCATTTCGAAGCAGCTATGGGACGCGAGCACGTTTTACGATTCATTGCTTGCAGTAACGAACAATGCTCAAGTTGCACAGCAGCATTACGAGACTTATCTAGTTCAAGTGGCTTGGCAAACAGCCTTGATGATCATTGTGTTTGTGGTTCTTCTATTAGCCGCGGCGCGCGTTATGTTGCGCCAAACTCAATACCTAAATGATGCAATCAAAACCATGGCAGATAAGAACCTGTCAGTGCCAATTCATATGGATTGTAAAGATGAATACGGCGATGTGGCTCGTGAACTTGAGAAAACACGAGTTCAGCTGCACGACATGGTTAAAGCTCAAATCGCGTCTTCTGATGAGCTGTTTGCTCTGACGGAAGTGATGACAATCAGCATGTCAGAAACCAAAGACTCGGCTCAAGAAGAGTTCAATGAGATCGATCAGTTAGCGACAGCTATGAGCGAGATGACTTCGACTGTACAAACTGTAGCTGAGCATGCACAAAGTGCTTCTTCATTGACTGAACAAGCATCAGGCCAAGCGTTGACGGGTCAGAAGTTCGTTCAGGGTTCAGTCTCTAAGATGAGTGAACTTTCTTCAGACATCGCAGCCTCTGCTGCAGCGGTAAACCAAGTCGAAGAGCGTGTTGACTCAATTGGTAGCGTTGTTGGCACTATCCAAGGCATTTCAGAACAAACCAACTTACTGGCATTAAACGCAGCGATTGAAGCGGCGCGTGCGGGTGAAGCGGGTCGCGGTTTTGCTGTGGTTGCTGATGAGGTTCGTAACCTTGCACAGCGTACCCAACAAGCGACAGTAGAAATTCAGGACATGATCAGCCACCTACAAAGCAGTGCCAATTCTGCGGTAGAGCTGATGGAAAAGAGTGTTGTGGAAGCGGCTGAAGGTGTGGATCTGGTGACTAACGCCGGCTCTGAACTTGACGGTATCGTAAGCCAAGTAAACCAAATCAATGACATGAATTTCCAGATCGCAACAGCTGCGGGTCAACAGAGCAGTGTGGCTGAAGAGATGAGCGTCAACCTGACCAATGTTCGTGAGCTTGTGGAAGCGTCTGTTGTGGTAGTCGGCGAACTTCTTGAGACTTCTCAGCTTATGGAAAGTAACGCACAAGAACTCGACGGTAAGATTAAGCAGTTTAAGGTTTAA
- a CDS encoding inorganic phosphate transporter — translation MDILANYGTVLIIVAAAFGFLMAIGIGANDVANAMGTSVGSKALTVKQAIIIAMIFEFAGAYLAGGEVTDTIRKGVIETSLFAHQPDVLVYGMMSALLAAGTWLLLASYMGWPVSTTHSIIGAIIGFACVSVGTEAVDWNSVQGIVGSWIVTPLISGIFAYLIFVSAQRLIFDTENPLFNAKRFVPVYMFITTMVIALVTIKKGLKHVGLHLTGTEAWLWAAGVSALVMIGGYLYIQKKFANREEDHGFAGVEGIFSVLMVITACAMAFAHGSNDVANAIGPLSAVVSTVEHMGEISGKSTIAWWILPLGGIGIVVGLATMGHKVMATVGTGITELTPSRGFAAQLATACTVVLASGTGLPISTTQTLVGAVLGVGFARGIAALNLGVVRNIVASWIVTLPAGALLAVVFFYAIQAMFTM, via the coding sequence ATGGATATCCTTGCTAACTACGGCACTGTCCTGATTATTGTTGCAGCAGCTTTCGGTTTCTTGATGGCTATTGGTATTGGTGCAAATGACGTTGCGAATGCAATGGGCACTTCAGTAGGCTCTAAAGCTCTAACCGTTAAACAAGCGATCATTATCGCAATGATCTTTGAATTCGCAGGTGCTTACCTTGCGGGCGGCGAAGTAACAGACACGATCCGTAAAGGTGTTATCGAAACGTCTCTATTCGCTCATCAACCTGATGTACTTGTGTACGGCATGATGTCAGCGCTACTGGCTGCTGGTACATGGTTGCTTCTAGCATCATACATGGGCTGGCCAGTATCAACGACTCACTCAATCATCGGTGCAATCATCGGTTTCGCTTGTGTGTCTGTAGGTACAGAAGCAGTAGACTGGAACAGCGTTCAAGGTATTGTGGGTAGTTGGATTGTCACACCGTTGATTTCCGGCATCTTCGCCTATCTCATTTTTGTAAGTGCCCAACGACTGATATTCGATACAGAAAATCCGTTGTTTAACGCTAAGCGTTTTGTGCCTGTGTACATGTTCATTACGACCATGGTCATTGCACTTGTAACTATCAAAAAAGGTCTTAAGCACGTTGGCCTTCACCTAACCGGCACTGAAGCATGGTTATGGGCAGCAGGTGTTTCTGCTCTCGTCATGATTGGCGGTTACTTATACATTCAGAAGAAATTTGCTAACCGCGAAGAAGACCATGGCTTTGCTGGCGTTGAAGGTATCTTCAGCGTACTTATGGTTATCACAGCTTGTGCAATGGCATTCGCACACGGTTCAAACGACGTAGCTAACGCGATTGGTCCACTGTCTGCTGTTGTTTCAACGGTTGAGCACATGGGTGAAATCTCAGGTAAGAGCACTATCGCATGGTGGATTCTTCCACTAGGTGGTATTGGTATCGTTGTTGGTCTTGCTACCATGGGTCATAAAGTAATGGCGACTGTGGGTACTGGTATTACAGAACTAACACCTAGCCGTGGTTTCGCAGCTCAGCTTGCAACTGCATGTACAGTTGTTCTTGCTTCAGGTACTGGCCTTCCAATCTCAACCACACAAACATTGGTTGGTGCGGTATTAGGTGTAGGTTTCGCTCGTGGTATCGCAGCTCTAAACCTAGGCGTTGTGCGTAACATCGTTGCTTCTTGGATTGTAACGCTACCTGCTGGTGCACTACTTGCAGTTGTGTTCTTCTACGCAATTCAAGCTATGTTCACCATGTAA